The following proteins are encoded in a genomic region of Musa acuminata AAA Group cultivar baxijiao chromosome BXJ2-11, Cavendish_Baxijiao_AAA, whole genome shotgun sequence:
- the LOC135627675 gene encoding peptidyl-prolyl cis-trans isomerase Pin1-like, translated as MAAEQVRASHILIKHEGSRRKASWKDPDGRVISATTRDAAVRQLLTLRDDIDSGKARFQDVAVLHSDCSSAKRGGDLGSFGRGQMQKPFEEATYALKVGELSGIVDTDSGVHIILRTS; from the exons ATGGCTGCGGAGCAGGTGAGGGCATCGCACATACTGATCAAGCACGAGGGTTCTCGGCGCAAGGCCTCGTGGAAGGATCCCGACGGTCGCGTCATCTCTGCCACCACTCGCGACGCCGCCGTACGCCAGCTCCTCACCCTCCGCGACGACATCGACTCCGGAAAGGCCCGCTTCCAGGACGTCGCCGTCCTCCACTCCGACTGCAGCTCCGCCAAGCGCGGCGGCGATCTCG GTAGTTTTGGGCGGGGACAGATGCAGAAGCCCTTTGAAGAAGCTACCTATGCACTCAAAGTGGGCGAGCTTAGTGGCATCGTGGATACCGACAGTGGTGTCCATATTATCCTGAGAACCAGTTGA
- the LOC135627673 gene encoding receptor-like serine/threonine-protein kinase At2g45590 isoform X1, translated as MPSRPPPVGELGLRRIQHHRQPIPIPAIAGKAAVLAAVLAVAVALIFYRRLARGGGGTHPAASTLASPLRRFTYRQLRRATASFAPSHLLGQGSFGPVYRGTLPSGEEVAVKLMNSCGSLQGEREFQNELALAAKILPVTSSAAVAVVPALGYCYDDGSRRRLWWRWWRRREVEDSLEVSEAAATHAPAPGRKLLLVYELMHNGSLQDALLDRRSPELLDWARRFALVIDVACGLNFLHAVCDPPVIHGDIKPSNILLDAHLSAKISDFGLARLVSNVPVDHLPAEAEVVVDIDLDKCVVNGSKKSRNERMKDSVVGDGEDDASAVAMEEMPESMAPTTILFEEAMNGGATGIAATDRSEEEDEGGTVASPVTVLEVASASEAGAGVDGASVDSGKDASLSGRRRGGGKDKAGPSSGKSWWWRQDISGEGPNSETGGSVKDYVMEWIRSEIKKDRPRSDWMTASPGTAAEECLPKPSNGGRPQPKKTHPKTEWRASLAEERLQKKEKSRPAREWWREEFCEELTQKHKWRAMAKSQSSNGGRGEQKWWQDDDDYSDFASPSEKKKRWKKKKNSSRGSRSGMDWWIDRLSGEIRTGGRRSSLEWASGDIPRSGTVSSTPSMRGTVCYVAPEYGGGGPLSEKCDIYSFGVLLLVIISGRRPLQVTASPMSEFERANLISWARHAAHSGKLLDLVDPCLQCVDKDQALLCIRVALLCLQWSPARRPSSKEILSMLTGESEPPHLPPEFSPSPPGGISFRSRKKAR; from the coding sequence ATGCCGTCCCGCCCTCCGCCAGTGGGAGAGCTGGGGCTCCGTCGGATTCAGCACCACCGCCAACCCATTCCGATACCGGCTATCGCAGGCAAGGCCGCCGTCCTGGCCGCGGTCCTCGCCGTCGCCGTGGCCTTGATCTTCTACCGCCGcctcgcccgcggaggcggcggcaccCACCCCGCTGCCTCCACCCTCGCCAGCCCCCTCCGTCGGTTCACCTACCGCCAGCTTCGTCGAGCCACCGCGTCCTTCGCGCCTTCCCACCTCCTCGGCCAGGGCAGCTTCGGCCCCGTGTACCGCGGCACCCTCCCCTCCGGCGAGGAAGTTGCCGTCAAACTCATGAACTCATGCGGCTCCCTCCAGGGCGAGCGCGAGTTCCAAAACGAGCTCGCCCTCGCCGCCAAGATCCTTCCCGTAACCTCCTCCGCAGCCGTCGCCGTCGTTCCGGCTCTTGGCTACTGCTACGATGACGGCAGTCGCCGCCGGCTTTGGTGGAGGTGGTGGAGACGGCGGGAGGTGGAGGACTCGCTGGAGGTCTCGGAAGCCGCCGCCACCCACGCGCCTGCGCCCGGTAGGAAGCTCCTCTTGGTTTACGAGCTGATGCACAACGGGAGCCTCCAGGATGCGCTATTAGACCGTCGGTCCCCGGAGCTGCTGGACTGGGCGCGGAGGTTCGCCTTGGTGATCGACGTCGCCTGTGGCCTCAACTTCCTCCACGCCGTCTGCGATCCGCCGGTGATACACGGTGACATCAAGCCCAGCAACATCCTCCTCGACGCTCACCTCTCGGCCAAGATCTCCGACTTCGGCCTCGCCCGTCTTGTATCCAACGTTCCCGTGGACCATCTCCCTGCCGAGGCGGAGGTGGTCGTCGATATCGATCTCGACAAGTGCGTGGTGAACGGTTCCAAGAAGTCAAGAAATGAGAGGATGAAAGATTCGGTGGTAGGAGACGGAGAGGACGATGCCTCGGCCGTGGCCATGGAAGAGATGCCAGAGAGCATGGCACCAACTACGATTCTGTTCGAAGAAGCGATGAACGGGGGAGCGACCGGCATCGCTGCCACCGACAGGTcagaggaagaagatgagggAGGCACGGTGGCGTCACCAGTGACCGTCTTGGAAGTGGCCTCCGCTTCGGAGGCTGGAGCAGGCGTCGATGGAGCGAGCGTCGACAGCGGGAAGGACGCATCGCTGTCCGGTCGACGAAGGGGGGGCGGGAAGGACAAGGCCGGGCCCTCGTCCGGCAAAAGCTGGTGGTGGAGGCAGGACATCAGCGGCGAGGGACCGAACTCGGAGACGGGGGGCAGCGTCAAGGACTACGTTATGGAATGGATTCGATCAGAGATCAAGAAAGATAGGCCCAGGAGCGATTGGATGACCGCATCTCCGGGCACCGCTGCCGAGGAATGCTTGCCGAAACCCTCGAACGGTGGGAGACCACAGCCAAAGAAGACCCATCCCAAGACAGAGTGGCGGGCTTCGTTGGCCGAGGAGAGGCtgcagaagaaagagaagagccGGCCCGCGAGGGAGTGGTGGCGGGAGGAGTTCTGCGAGGAGCTGACGCAGAAACATAAGTGGCGGGCAATGGCCAAGTCCCAGAGCAGCAACGGTGGACGTGGAGAGCAAAAATGGTGGCAGGACGATGACGACTACTCCGACTTTGCTTCACcttcggagaagaagaagaggtggaagaagaaaaagaactccAGCCGCGGCAGTCGTAGCGGCATGGATTGGTGGATAGATCGTCTTAGCGGAGAGATCAGAACTGGTGGAAGGAGAAGCAGCCTGGAGTGGGCTAGTGGGGATATCCCAAGAAGTGGAACGGTGAGTAGCACACCAAGCATGAGGGGCACTGTTTGCTATGTGGCTCCTGAGTATGGCGGCGGTGGGCCGCTCTCGGAGAAGTGTGACATTTATAGCTTTGGTGTTCTTCTGTTGGTCATCATCTCAGGGAGGAGACCGCTGCAAGTGACGGCCTCTCCCATGTCGGAATTTGAGCGAGCAAACCTCATCTCATGGGCACGGCATGCTGCCCATTCAGGGAAGCTACTGGATCTTGTTGACCCCTGCCTCCAGTGTGTTGACAAAGACCAGGCCCTTCTCTGCATCAGAGTTGCGCTTCTGTGTCTGCAGTGGTCTCCGGCCCGCCGCCCGTCTAGTAAGGAAATATTAAGCATGCTCACTGGGGAGTCGGAGCCTCCACACCTCCCGCCTGAGTTCTCACCATCACCACCAGGTGGAATCTCATTCAGGTCACGGAAAAAGGCTCGGTAA
- the LOC135627673 gene encoding receptor-like serine/threonine-protein kinase At2g45590 isoform X2 — translation MPSRPPPVGELGLRRIQHHRQPIPIPAIAGKAAVLAAVLAVAVALIFYRRLARGGGGTHPAASTLASPLRRFTYRQLRRATASFAPSHLLGQGSFGPVYRGTLPSGEEVAVKLMNSCGSLQGEREFQNELALAAKILPVTSSAAVAVVPALGYCYDDGSRRRLWWRWWRRREVEDSLEVSEAAATHAPAPGRKLLLVYELMHNGSLQDALLDRRSPELLDWARRFALVIDVACGLNFLHAVCDPPVIHGDIKPSNILLDAHLSAKISDFGLARLVSNVPVDHLPAEAEVVVDIDLDKCVVNGSKKSRNERMKDSVVGDGEDDASAVAMEEMPESMAPTTILFEEAMNGGATGIAATDRSEEEDEGGTVASPVTVLEVASASEAGAGVDGASVDSGKDASLSGRRRGGGKDKAGPSSGKSWWWRQDISGEGPNSETGGSVKDYVMEWIRSEIKKDRPRSDWMTASPGTAAEECLPKPSNGGRPQPKKTHPKTEWRASLAEERLQKKEKSRPAREWWREEFCEELTQKHKWRAMAKSQSSNGGRGEQKWWQDDDDYSDFASPSEKKKRWKKKKNSSRGSRSGMDWWIDRLSGEIRTGGRRSSLEWASGDIPRSGTGGDRCK, via the exons ATGCCGTCCCGCCCTCCGCCAGTGGGAGAGCTGGGGCTCCGTCGGATTCAGCACCACCGCCAACCCATTCCGATACCGGCTATCGCAGGCAAGGCCGCCGTCCTGGCCGCGGTCCTCGCCGTCGCCGTGGCCTTGATCTTCTACCGCCGcctcgcccgcggaggcggcggcaccCACCCCGCTGCCTCCACCCTCGCCAGCCCCCTCCGTCGGTTCACCTACCGCCAGCTTCGTCGAGCCACCGCGTCCTTCGCGCCTTCCCACCTCCTCGGCCAGGGCAGCTTCGGCCCCGTGTACCGCGGCACCCTCCCCTCCGGCGAGGAAGTTGCCGTCAAACTCATGAACTCATGCGGCTCCCTCCAGGGCGAGCGCGAGTTCCAAAACGAGCTCGCCCTCGCCGCCAAGATCCTTCCCGTAACCTCCTCCGCAGCCGTCGCCGTCGTTCCGGCTCTTGGCTACTGCTACGATGACGGCAGTCGCCGCCGGCTTTGGTGGAGGTGGTGGAGACGGCGGGAGGTGGAGGACTCGCTGGAGGTCTCGGAAGCCGCCGCCACCCACGCGCCTGCGCCCGGTAGGAAGCTCCTCTTGGTTTACGAGCTGATGCACAACGGGAGCCTCCAGGATGCGCTATTAGACCGTCGGTCCCCGGAGCTGCTGGACTGGGCGCGGAGGTTCGCCTTGGTGATCGACGTCGCCTGTGGCCTCAACTTCCTCCACGCCGTCTGCGATCCGCCGGTGATACACGGTGACATCAAGCCCAGCAACATCCTCCTCGACGCTCACCTCTCGGCCAAGATCTCCGACTTCGGCCTCGCCCGTCTTGTATCCAACGTTCCCGTGGACCATCTCCCTGCCGAGGCGGAGGTGGTCGTCGATATCGATCTCGACAAGTGCGTGGTGAACGGTTCCAAGAAGTCAAGAAATGAGAGGATGAAAGATTCGGTGGTAGGAGACGGAGAGGACGATGCCTCGGCCGTGGCCATGGAAGAGATGCCAGAGAGCATGGCACCAACTACGATTCTGTTCGAAGAAGCGATGAACGGGGGAGCGACCGGCATCGCTGCCACCGACAGGTcagaggaagaagatgagggAGGCACGGTGGCGTCACCAGTGACCGTCTTGGAAGTGGCCTCCGCTTCGGAGGCTGGAGCAGGCGTCGATGGAGCGAGCGTCGACAGCGGGAAGGACGCATCGCTGTCCGGTCGACGAAGGGGGGGCGGGAAGGACAAGGCCGGGCCCTCGTCCGGCAAAAGCTGGTGGTGGAGGCAGGACATCAGCGGCGAGGGACCGAACTCGGAGACGGGGGGCAGCGTCAAGGACTACGTTATGGAATGGATTCGATCAGAGATCAAGAAAGATAGGCCCAGGAGCGATTGGATGACCGCATCTCCGGGCACCGCTGCCGAGGAATGCTTGCCGAAACCCTCGAACGGTGGGAGACCACAGCCAAAGAAGACCCATCCCAAGACAGAGTGGCGGGCTTCGTTGGCCGAGGAGAGGCtgcagaagaaagagaagagccGGCCCGCGAGGGAGTGGTGGCGGGAGGAGTTCTGCGAGGAGCTGACGCAGAAACATAAGTGGCGGGCAATGGCCAAGTCCCAGAGCAGCAACGGTGGACGTGGAGAGCAAAAATGGTGGCAGGACGATGACGACTACTCCGACTTTGCTTCACcttcggagaagaagaagaggtggaagaagaaaaagaactccAGCCGCGGCAGTCGTAGCGGCATGGATTGGTGGATAGATCGTCTTAGCGGAGAGATCAGAACTGGTGGAAGGAGAAGCAGCCTGGAGTGGGCTAGTGGGGATATCCCAAGAAGTGGAACG GGAGGAGACCGCTGCAAGTGA